Proteins encoded within one genomic window of Rhinoderma darwinii isolate aRhiDar2 chromosome 5, aRhiDar2.hap1, whole genome shotgun sequence:
- the LOC142652382 gene encoding uncharacterized protein LOC142652382 isoform X2, which translates to MLRKVKKGLKLDKSSSLTRAEKNIWAADDESEERLQREGRQFSDHLINPVITDVPDFKERLSGELVFLKTSQIVHGIFSELIKKEKIGQKREKIIEFRRAPLITVLAVISRQQDSFLAEELLWIDYNPLMDEFMPRRMWPVSKIKMATKQLHQLYQIVSVETEGEHLFHVHSPKEERDKTFLQWEYIIHHINQQEPFHLDDILSADTRSMDWKFNEKIHNIDPECWIEEENIKRRGWLRMSDDVRYWWKVAKSKISGKKVTQEKSRESKERPENIKEPSSSSSSQPESSDPEPTVQDDLTELVLKEVEDPKENINLLRSEEQDLRERIIEVQNGQIVRPRSNLGLTYDNDYTTTWRLSGWWEMISL; encoded by the exons GGCCGCCGATGACGAATCGGAAGAACGCCTCCAAAGGGAAGGCAGACAGTTCAGTGACCATCTTATAAACCCAGTGATCACCGATGTCCCTGACTTTAAGGAGAGATTATCTGGAGAACTGGTCTTCCTGAAAACATCCCAGATCGTCCATGGAATCTTCTCTGAG CTGATTAAAAAAGAGAAGATCGGACAAAAGAGGGAGAAAATTATCGAGTTTAGGAGAGCGCCTCTAATAACAGTGCTGGCTGTAATATCAAGGCAGCAGGATTCATTTCTGGCGGAGGAACTCCTATGGATAGATTACAACCCTCTAATGGATGAATTCATGCCTAGAAG GATGTGGCCGGTGTCCAAAATCAAGATGGCCACAAAACAGCTTCACCAATTATATCAAATTGTGTCTGTGGAAACTGAAGGAGAACATTTATTTCATGTTCATTCCCCAAAAGAAGAACGTGACAAAACCTTCCTTCAGTGGGAATATATAATCCATCACATCAACCAGCAGGAACCT TTTCATCTTGATGACATATTATCTGCAGATACAAG GTCAATGGATTGGAAATTCAATGAAAAGATCCATAATATCGATCCTGAATGCTGgatagaagaggagaatataAAGAGAA GGGGCTGGCTAAGAATGAGTGATGATGTCAGATATTGGTGGAAAGTTGCTAAATCTAAAATCTCTGGAAAGAAAGTCACTCAAGAAAAAAGTAGAGAGAGCAAAGAAAGACCAGAAAACATTAAagaaccctcctcttcttcatcatctcAACCAGAGAGCTCAGACCCAGAGCCCACCGTGCAGGATGACCTTACAGAGCTAGTCCTGAAAGAGGTAGAAGATCCTAAGGAAAACATCAACTTATTAAGATCTGAGGAGCAGGACCTGAGAGAGAGGATCATAGAAGTGCAGAATGGACAGATTGTGAGACCACGCTCAAATCTCGGGTTAACATATGACAATGATTATACAACAACTTGGAGACTATCTGGCTGGTGGGAAATGATCAGCCTATAA